From Scatophagus argus isolate fScaArg1 chromosome 2, fScaArg1.pri, whole genome shotgun sequence:
GTTGAGGAGATTCTCATAGCCACCCAACCATCTGTCCTAATTAATACTCCCATCTTAATGTTTATCGTGACCACCTtcttagcttagcatgctagcatgttaacatttgctaattatgATGTTGGACTAAACTTGTGTTGTTCAAATAGCTCTAGTACTATTCTGTTAAGCTTGATAAAGCTCCTTagagacacacaacacattatatattatattattagcTCTGATAGGCAGAGTGCTGCTCTGTGATGAATGAACTGATCTTCATGAGTACTTTGGTGTGataaagagcaaaatgaaacagCCATACATTCATTGATCTCTTTGTGTTGATTCACAGAGCCTTGTCTCAGGGAGTTCCTCTCAAACATCGGACTTGAAGACCAGTATGACAGCAAGCTCACACTTAGTACGGTTCTTGAGATTAATCAAAGTGAtacatcagaaaacacacttgAAACTGCAAGGTCTCTTCCTGAGGCCTTCTTGAAGAAACTTATGATGTTGAATGCAAATGCGAGAAGTGTCAGATGTGTGTCTTACAATATGGACAATGACAAGAGCAATGCCATCAATCCGTTGGACCTGATAATTgcattgtttctttgttcagATAGCTTTCTTCAACAGGTCATAGTTCTGAAAATGGCACTCTGCCAGTTTGCGATTCCACTCTTGCTACCTAACCATGAAACAAGAGAAATCATATTGATGCTGTGGCCCATGCGTGAAATTGTCAAAACCTTCAGACCCTCAAACCAGGCATTCAGAAAGTTAAGTTGTGAAGAAAGAATTGTGCTCTCTGAAATTCCTCTGGTGTCATTTGTCAGGCTGGGGAAGACGATTTTGTCTAAGTCTCagatgctgaacaaactgtttagTAACACTCAGCAGAGCCATGACACATTTTATCATCGTAACATGATGTGTGGGGATGTTCCCAGGAGGATTTCAGATGGGCTTGTTGAAATCAGCTGGTACCTCCCATGTGGGAACATGAATATAGACAAATTCACTGAGCCACTGGCCATTGCCAACCTCAGAGGAGACATCAGAGCCTTTGACAAGCAATTCTCATTACTCTGCCAGACATCTGCAACCATTTATATCTTCTGTGATGATTCAGAAGCAGATTACTTCAAGAATCTGGATGGAAAAGATGTGAAAGCAAATGTCATTTTGATTAGCAGTGCACAGGGGAAAACCTTTACactcaaaatgatgatgatgaaaccAAGTTTAAAGACAATTAATGTGAGCcagaagaaaaagactgatACAGAGCTGATAAAAGCTCTCCAGGAATCAATCTCTAAAATGCTGGAAAATTGCACAAACAAAGTGTCGGTGGCAAATCTGTCTGAAAGTGCTCGGGGTTTTGGGATCCTGGTTGATGAGGACAGTGATGAATGCCAGAGCGCATGGAAGAACGTGGGTGAAATCACTAAACGCGTCACTACCACCTCCaaattcaaagacaaacaactgCCTTTCCAGGGAAACATCTGGAAAGCGCTTTCATGGCTAGAAACTGAGTGCTGGAGACTGCGAAAAGCTGGCAACCAGATAATCGAGGACTACCGCAAATCtttgaaagcaaaacaagaggAGCTTAAAAAGAAACAGCTAAGATTTCAGTTGACAGCTGCAATGTCAAGCTTCCTTCATGGTGTGGTCACCTCAGAGGTACAATGTTACTATTTCCTCAAATGGCTGGAAATAGAGCTGGACAATCTCTGCCATAGTCAACTGTCAGCTCTGCAGGATCAATACAAAGAGCTAAGCCAGAAATTTCCCCAAGACACAGAAAAAATTGCAAAGATTGATAAACAAATATCTGTTTGTTCTTTACGCCTAGATCACTTCTTTCGAGAGTGTGGGCAACTGTATGAATGTGCAAGTTGCCTGCCAGAATACAGCTGTCAGAGAAAAACCATGATACAGCAACCTGCACTGTCTGCTCAGATGCTGCTAGATGGTTTCCCTCTTGAGCTTGTTGATGGAGATGCGGCAAACATCCCAATGAAATGGATCACTGAAGTTCTTACTGAGCTTCACTACATCATGCAGTCCAACAGTAAGCTCAAGGTCATTACAGTCATTGGAGCTGAAAACTCAGGAAAATCAACTCTGCTCAACACCATGTTTGGGGCCAGATTTGCCGTTAGCAAAGGAACATGCACCAGAGGGGCGTTCATTCAGTTGATTAATGTcaacaaacacatcagagaAGAACTGGGGTGCGACTGCATCATGATCATCGACACTGAGGGACTGAAACCATATCAAATGGTTCAAGATGATCACAGTCATGAACGTGATAAGGAGGTAGCGAGTCTCGCTGCTGCACTGAGCGACATAACAATCCTCAGCGTTCCCAGGGACAGCTCCACTGAGAAAGACATCTTGGAACTGGTGCTTCATGCTTTAAAGAATGTGGAAAGAAAGCCACTGTGCCATTTTGTGCATAGTTACATGTCTGATATGCCTGCTGTAGAGAGGAGGAGCAGTAAAAACTTGGTGGAACTGCTCAATAAAATGATCGAGAAGGACACTAGGATGAAGAAGGCCAACATCACTAAAATCTCAGATGTAATGGAGATTGATTCAGACACCTGCGTCTGGCACATTCCTCCAATTTGGCATGGAACTCCACCGATGGCTCCTTTTAGTATTGCTTATAGTGAAACTGCTCATGCTTTGAAAAAGCAACTACTAAGGGACCTCAAAAAGTGCCAGGAAAGGGGTGATCTAACAGATTTTATCCAAAGGGTAGAAAACCTCTGGAaggctgaaaaataataaatgtagcGTCGTCATTATCTGTGGATGCGACCACAGAAGatgcaacaaaatattttggagGAACACATTTCAATTTCATCAACAAATTGGAATTCAGTTAAATttaagagagaagagagagatagagaaaagCTATCCAGTAAATAAAAACTGGTTTATTGTCTCtattatatattaattttttaaaatttacagtacattttttaaaaagatctgACCCGATGAATACTgtacaacataaaacatttaactACATGATTGCATAAAAGGAATATTTACTTTTGAGACAGTCTGTCAATTAAGTTCCATCTGAGTAGGAAAACAGAGGTATGAACATAAGTCATGTGTAAGGATGTGTGGCAGACAccaaaaatcattttgttaGTATTATCAAATCTTTATCAAAAAGATATTTGACATTAATAATCACAGTATCTGCAATCATTGTATTTGCCTGCATTGGTTGAATTATATCAACGGtgcaaagtttaaaataattaatagaaTGAATTGATATGTTTAGGAATTCATGCGTCAGTTTGTACAAAAAGATGCATATGTAATCTCACTGattatttcacttttgctaTCTACTATACAGTAATATCATACAATCACAGTCATGACAGTTTTTTAGCATTGAAATCGTGACAGTAAATCCTCATTCACACTCAAATACGTAACTTCAGATAAAGTCAGGTAATGTAGTAAACGGGTCTATTCACCCAAGTTACAAAAATCTCAAGGAGGGTCAACTGAACACCTAAACTGGGGTTAGTGTTAATACTAACCCTAACTGGGAGACTAGAAAAGTCgagaaaatgtgtgtctgtgaactactatttgttctttatttttgtgacaACAACTGcaagtatatgtgtgtttatatgtgcatCCACTTGAGTGTATATGCTTGTATCTGGTTCTCAgttcattaaaatataaatgcacttCTAAAGAAGAAGCTTTGATTTATCTACCTCCCCTGACCCTCAACAATCTCTTATTATATgttaaatacatatttcattCATACAACAGTAACACATCGAAGGGATTCTCTTATATTCGAGAGGTGATTGAACGAAATTataattgaaaaacaaatacagacaccaAGAAGTCTTTGTACATCAAGAAGAATTACACAAACATTAACAGTGTGCAGTCTGGTCCATGTTATGTTCGATACAGCATGTGATGTTTGGAGTCAGCGAGACATCATTCGCACAAACTCTGTGGAAAGAAAAGATATGTTGTCACTATCACTTGAGGAAAAGGTTAATATCACCTTTAACTGcattcttcttctcattttctttcttttctcagtcaGAAAATCCAATTACTAGCTCCATTTTCTTGGTATTGGATGCTGCATACATCCTAGAGAAGATATTTTATCATTCCTGAAATCTTTATACtatttttcacttcagtcttatttcttatatttttttttcttatttctctgtcttttattcCCCTCAGCATCATTACCTTAAATATTAATCACTCACCTTCAAAATCCACCTGTCCATCCCCATTGAGGTCTACATCTCGCAGGATCTCATCGATCTCACGGTGGTTGAGCTGCTCCCCCATTAGCTTCTTCATAGCTTCCCTCAGCTCACCAAGGCTGATCTGACCATCGCCATCGGAGtcaaactgagaaacaaaatggACGGAagaacgaaaaaaaaaaattatctccTCCCAGTTGTGCAGCTCCTTGCAGTATCAAATAGCAGTTTACATCAAAGTCTGTGGAGATTCATAATATACACTAACGACTTTAATGGAATTTAATAGAAGGTTCAAGCAGTCAGCTCAAGCTGCATTGCTACATACACGTGACATTCCTCACTCTCCCCATTGGTCACTTAACCACCCCAAGATGATGCCAAAGTTATTAGGAGAGCAATACAATCACTACAATATAATCACAATCTGATCACaatctccccttctgttcctgagttatggcGTTGAATAAAAGCCAAATGTTATGATGTCACAGTTAAGTTGAGCTTTTACCTGTTGTGTCATcaatgtcatcacttcattttatcctgttagaggtttgtgtgaaattttgtcatcattttcataTGAATTTTTGAATTAAggccaaaaatgtgttttgtgaggtcacagtgaacTTTGACCACCAATCTATATTGCCATAAGGTAATAAACTGTGCTGCAGACCTCTTTGAAGGCATCCCTTAGCTCTTTGACACCAATCATATCTGCAGTCTCAGCAAGCATCTTGGGGCCCATCAGTTCCACAAAGTCCTCAAAGTCCACTCTGCCACCACCTAAAGAATGCAGAGAACATGTTAGCCACTTTTCCAAAACCTGTTCAAGGCGGATATGTGTGATTATTCTGCTTTGTTGTTCTGTATAAATGGTATGAACACAGAGTAGGGGGACCCGCAGGAGAGGCAGTAACAGAGGTAGTAAATGTAAAAAGCTTGAGAGGGAAGTGTTGTATTACAAATCACACTTCAGGAATGCCAGCTTGCCATCTAAAATCACATCCAGTGGTGACAGTATGCTGGCATGCTGTTAGGTTTGGtgtaaaaaaaagcaaagatggcATCATGGCAAGTCTTTTTATGGCAGTACTGCAGAATTTCCATTATAAACTGATCCTTTTTGGTGTCTAtaacaaacaagcaaattaaagtttaaagcCATAATATATAATACTTTACTGTtcttcaaatgtattttgtatgtgtggCCAGTAGCAGTATTATAAGTAAAGGTGCAAGCAGGGACAAATGATTTGGCCTCTGGTTGATTTATCCAAttatacatgtttttgtgtgtttgtctctctctgcatgcatatgatgtgtgtgtgagactcacAGATCTGCTGGCTCAGTTCTATCAGTTCCATCTCCGTAGGCATGTATCCCATTGTCCTCATACACTCGCCCAAGTCCTTACAGCTGATAAAgccatctttgtctttgtcaaacTCCCTGAATGCCTCACGCAGCTCTGCAGGGAAGACGTGTTagagaaagagtgaatgaatgagagtCAGATATTGCTGTTTCACTCTATAGGTGTTTTGTTAAAGTCCTGTGTGTAGAATATTGCGACTGTCACGTCTCTCGTATTAATCTGATGATAAAGTAAAGTGAGACAGTCCTTGGGACAACTTCAAACTGTATGTAAAAACCCACTGATTTAAATCATGGctattgtctgttttttttattattttatttagttttgttaTGCATCTCATCATATAGGTGAGTAAATTATTGATTGATGCTTTAAAGATCAGTTATAAACCTCAGCCTTTGGGAAGTCAAAACTCCCATCAACAGGTTGAACCACATGACACCTCGTTATATTTCAACAAAAGGACTGCAGATGGTCTACACAAAAATCCATTTACTAACAACACTTACAACTTTAGACTTTCAATGAAATCAGACTTGATGTATAAACGACTTAAAGGGGAACTGCACTGACATTAAAGTCTGCTTACAGATCTTTGGGATCTTGGTTTTACTGCATATGTGAAAAACAGTTGTATAAAACCTATGGAGGGTGCCTCTTGTAATCTGATAAAGTGTCAATTAAGTCAATGTTGATTGGGTCTTAAAAACttgcatttgaaaatgaaaaaaaatgtagggGTGAGGAGTTAGACATAAGTGAGCTAAGGAGAAATCTATAGGATGCTCCTCATCACTGCTTAAGGCAAGTGACTCAAGGCTTTATTAGCTGCTAGGAGCATAACAACTTGAATTTCTGATTGAAC
This genomic window contains:
- the LOC124053317 gene encoding up-regulator of cell proliferation-like — encoded protein: MCCYLKSRSVSLDYPQSESIASSDTSDYSSSTTSGSRNSQYDEKTVLDGDIEGEVICDICCQTTAVKTCLTCNTSYCEFDVRQHYTVKTLQRHRLIDVCDEVEGKRCLHYKKTLDFFCRTDQMLICSICAQDNHSGHDIVSQTAASQILGGGEYKNAGLPETGEQKVVPPPGNIKFLSVKPNSVVLSWEGPKGLEGPKNFRIKWSSCMKVEGHLVIKDFFKIEINHLQLGQKYFFSVATQDEDGNLSEWVTASVFTAVPPPQHLAKGHSEATALSVKWTKGDNMEGIPHQFLITVTSPGKEPLAIHTEYCYKILSGLEPDTEYIISVSAVLNDQCSEPVSITIHTEPCLREFLSNIGLEDQYDSKLTLSTVLEINQSDTSENTLETARSLPEAFLKKLMMLNANARSVRCVSYNMDNDKSNAINPLDLIIALFLCSDSFLQQVIVLKMALCQFAIPLLLPNHETREIILMLWPMREIVKTFRPSNQAFRKLSCEERIVLSEIPLVSFVRLGKTILSKSQMLNKLFSNTQQSHDTFYHRNMMCGDVPRRISDGLVEISWYLPCGNMNIDKFTEPLAIANLRGDIRAFDKQFSLLCQTSATIYIFCDDSEADYFKNLDGKDVKANVILISSAQGKTFTLKMMMMKPSLKTINVSQKKKTDTELIKALQESISKMLENCTNKVSVANLSESARGFGILVDEDSDECQSAWKNVGEITKRVTTTSKFKDKQLPFQGNIWKALSWLETECWRLRKAGNQIIEDYRKSLKAKQEELKKKQLRFQLTAAMSSFLHGVVTSEVQCYYFLKWLEIELDNLCHSQLSALQDQYKELSQKFPQDTEKIAKIDKQISVCSLRLDHFFRECGQLYECASCLPEYSCQRKTMIQQPALSAQMLLDGFPLELVDGDAANIPMKWITEVLTELHYIMQSNSKLKVITVIGAENSGKSTLLNTMFGARFAVSKGTCTRGAFIQLINVNKHIREELGCDCIMIIDTEGLKPYQMVQDDHSHERDKEVASLAAALSDITILSVPRDSSTEKDILELVLHALKNVERKPLCHFVHSYMSDMPAVERRSSKNLVELLNKMIEKDTRMKKANITKISDVMEIDSDTCVWHIPPIWHGTPPMAPFSIAYSETAHALKKQLLRDLKKCQERGDLTDFIQRVENLWKAEK
- the cabp2a gene encoding calcium-binding protein 2a isoform X1 gives rise to the protein MTDVKSVSSVEAPEGKLMKKGSIKKKIESLRRWSSASMKRPPKPKAKTLSLSSPVGDPDELWLQEGDKRKLRPIVDSVFGQDRDLRPEEMEELREAFREFDKDKDGFISCKDLGECMRTMGYMPTEMELIELSQQICGGRVDFEDFVELMGPKMLAETADMIGVKELRDAFKEFDSDGDGQISLGELREAMKKLMGEQLNHREIDEILRDVDLNGDGQVDFEEFVRMMSR